The genomic window TCCGATGATGGTGAGGCCGATGCCGGTGTTTCCAGCGGTTCCCTCCACGATCGTACTGCCGGGAAACAGCAGGCCGTCCTTCTCCGCCTGCCGGATGATGCCGAGCGCGGCGCGGTCCTTGACGGAGCCGCCGGGGTTCATGAATTCCGCCTTGCCGAGGATCTCGCAGCCGGTGAGGTCGGAGATCCTGTTCAGCCGGATAAGCGGGGTGTTGCCGACGAAGTGGTCGAGTCCGTGGTAGCTCATAAAATGTCAGATTGTCAGATGGACCAGGATAGGTCGGCATGCTCGCGGTGGATCTTGCTGCGGATGGACAGGTTTTTCTCCTCGTAGATCACCAATGAATCGGGAGGGATGCTGTGCATGAGGAAGACGTTCGCACCGATGGTGGAGTTCGAGCCGATGATGGTCTCTCCGCCGAGGATGGTGGAGTTCGGGTAGATGGTGACGTTGTCGCCGAGGTTCGGGTGGCGCTTGAGACCCTTGATGACCGAGCCCGCGTCATCCTTGATGAAGGACCGTGCGCCGAGGGTGACGCCGTGATAGATCTTGCAGTGGTTGCCGATGTTGCACGTCTCCCCGATGACGACACCCGTGCCGTGATCGATGAAAAAGTGCGCGCCGATGCTCGCTCCGGGATGGATGTCGATGCCCGTGCGGCTGTGCGCCCACTCCGTCATCATCCGCGGAATCATGGGCGCGCCCGCGCGATAGAGCCGGTGGGCGAGACGCTGGATGGAGATGGCCTCGATGAACGGATAGGAAAGGATGATCTCCTCATGGCTTCTTGCCGAGGGATCGTTCTTGTATGCCGCCTCGATGTCCGTGCGCAGCACCTCGCGGACGATGTGGAGCGCCTTGCAGAATTTCTGGATGATCGGCTTGGTCCTGCCGGTCGGGCGCTGCGGATCGCCGATGCGCACGCTCTTGCGGATCTGGTCTTCCAGGCGGACGACCAGTTCCGCGAGCCGCTTGGATGTCAGGTCTGCGATGGAACCCTCGCGGATGACGTCATTGTCATGGAAACCGGGGAAAAGCAGTTGCAGCAGGCTTTCGCAAATCTCTCCCACCGCGTGTTTCGACGGCAGGTTGAGCGACTCGCTGTGGTTCAGACCGCCGAAGTTCTGGTAGGACGCCAGCAATTTCCTGACGATCTCGTCGTGCTGGGAGACCGGTATTTCCGTTGCCGGGGGAAGGGATGGATGGTTGCTCATGCCGGGCGGCGCTTGTTCCATGGAGCTTTGGCGAGCAGGAGGCCCATGCCGCACCAATCCGTGATGCCGGCGAAGATGAGTCCGGAACCGACTAAAGCGGGGATTCCGTAAAATCCCGGATGAATGAAATATCCCAGCAACACTCCTGACAGGACGAGCGAACCCGCTCCGATGCGCACCTGGCGCTCGAGGCTGATGACGGAACCCTGTCCGTTTTCCACCGGCAGCCCTGCGGCGATCCATGCCAAGGTCCCGCCTTCGACGACCACGGCATTTCCAAATCCCTCCCTGGCAAACTGGTCGGCGGCCTTGGTGGCACGTTGTCCGGAGCGGCAGAGGATGTAGACGGGCTGGTTCTCCGGCACTTTTCCTCCGGCCACCAGCGCCTTGGGCGAGAGTTCGTCCAAGGGGACATTGACCGCCTCCTTCACATGGGTCGCGTCGTATTCCACAGCCGTCCGGACATCGATGAGCGGAAGATCCGGCCGGGTTGCAAGAAGCTGCGAAAGTTCTTTGGGAGTGATGGATTTCATGAATCAGGACCGGAGTGTGGCGATGAGTCTCTTGGGATAACGAAGCAGTTCCAGCGCGTCGAGAATGTTCGTGGTGACGACATCCGCCCGGCTGAGCGCCCGCAGGGATCCTCCTTCTTTCTGAAGGGTGAAAATGCCCACCGCCGCTGCTTCCAACATCTTGCGGTCGTTGCGGCCGTTGCCGATGGCGATGGCGGACTCCGCGCCAAGCCCCTTCAGATAATCGAGCTTGGCCTCGGCCTGCTGGCTTGGGGGAAGAATGGTCAGCGTGACCGGCAGGTCCGACAAATGCTGCGCGGCCAGCCCGAAGGTGTCCGCCGTGACGACATGGATTTCCAGCGAAGGAGCCAGCATGCCAAGCACTTCGCGGACTCCCGGCAGGAGGTTTCCGTCCAGCGCGAGTGTCCCGTTGTAATCCACAACGAGGTATTTGATGGTGAAGGCTCCGAAGCCGGGGATGTCCAGGTCGATCATGGCGGGTGGGATGTCGGGTTCAGCGTTTTACGATCTGGTGGAGACCGTGGACCAGGGCATCCACTTCCGCAAATGTGTTATAGAACGCCAGCGACGGTCTCACGGTCGTCTCGACACCGAAGTGCCGGAGGGCGGGCATGGCGCAGTGGTGCCCGGCCCGCACGGCGATGCCTTGCTGGTCGAGGTGTTTCGCGATGAGCGCGTTCTCAATGCCCGGGATGACGAATCCGAGCACGCTCGCCTTGTGATGCGCGGTGCCGATCGGACGCAGGCCCGGGACGGAAGCGAGCGCGGCGGTCGCATATTCCAACAACGAGTGCTCGTATGCGGCGAGGGCCGGGATGCCGACGCTGAAGAGGTAGTCGATGGCCGCGCCCAGACCGACGACTCCGGCGATATCCGGCGTGCCGGCTTCGAATTTCTCCGGAGCGTTGTTATAAACCGTCTTTTCGAACGTCACATCGCGGATCATGTGGCCGCCGCCCTGCCATGGAGGCATGGCTTCCAAAAGATGCGACTTCCCGTACAACGCGCCGATGCCGGTGGGACCGAACACCTTGTGGCCGGAAAACACGAAGAAATCCGCATCCATGGCCTGAACGTTGATCGGAATGTGGGGAGTGGACTGCGCGCCATCCACCAGGACCGGGACGCCATGGCTGTGGGCGATGGCGATGATCTCTTCGACGGGGTTGATCGTGCCGAGCGCGTTGGACACCTGCGTGATGGAAACGATCTTCGTGCGGGCGTTGAACAGCCCGGGCACCTCCTCCAACAGCAGCTCCCCACGGTCATTCGCGGGAATCACGCGGATCTTCGCACCGGTTTGTGCGGCGAGAAGCTGCCATGGCACGATGTTGGCGTGGTGCTCCAGCACGCTGAGGATGATCTCGTCCCCTTCGCCGATGTTCTGTTTTCCATAACTCTGTGCGACGAGGTTGATCGCTTCCGTGGTGCCACGGACAAACACGATTTCCTTCGCATCCCCCGCGCCGAGAAACTGGCGGACCTTTTCACGGCCGGACTCGAAAAGCTCGGTCGAGCGGCCCGCCAGCGTGTGTGCCGCACGATGGATGTTGGAATTGTCCCGGCCATAGTAGCTGGAGGTCGCGTCAAGCACGCTCTGCGGCTTGTGGGTGGTGGCGGCATTGTCCAGCCAGATGAGGGGATGGCCGTTCACCCGCTGGTGCAGGGCCGGAAAATCCCTGCGCACCCCTTCCACGTCGAAACCTGCCAAAGGAGCCTCCAACGCGGTTGACGGATACGCCACATCCTTCGGCACGCCGCTGGATCCGATGCCCTCGAGGAAGTAGAATTGCGATCCGCTCTCCAACAGTTCGAAACCGGGCAACTCGAAATGACTTCCGGCGGCGGACCGTGAGGAGGCCGGGTTATTGAAGTTTTTCGAGTAGGAATACGGTTCGCCGAATTCGTGCGAATCCTTCGATCCGGGGACATGCCCTCCCTGTGGGGTCGACCCACCCGGCACGTCCCTGTCCGGTTCCGCGGCAACCACCGTAGGATGCACGGGTGGAGGCGCGTCCGGGGAATGCGACGAAGGAAACCCGCCCGACAAATCGATCTCCCGCGAACCCGTCGTGGGACCCGATGGCGACGACGGCACATGGGCGGGGACACCGGCCACGGTGGCGGGCGGAGTGACAGGTGCGTCGGGCACGGAAGGCACGCGGTTCGAGCTGGCGAAAATCTCATTCGCCAGCCGCGAGATCAGGTCGTTGCCGAAAGGATCGCCCGTTCCCGGATCAGCCTCGAGCAGGCCGGGATGGAGGCGGTTTTCAGACATACTCGTGGTAGTTGTTGATGGAAACGTCGTCGAGACGGGCGATCGCGTCGTCGCCAAGCTTTGCCACGGAGAAATAACGGGTCACCAGGTGCGAGGCGATGGAGTGCTCGTTCGTGCCCATGTAGCGCACCGAGAGGCCCGGCTCGATCTCACCGGTCACCCCGGCTTTCTGAAGACCGACGATGCCGCGCTGCTTCTCACCCACGCGCAGCAGGAGGATGCTGGTCTTGCCGTTTTCATCAATGGCCAGCTTGTTGCTGGGGATGAGCGGGATGCCGCGCCAGGTGATGAAGGGCGAGCCGAAAAGGGTCACGGTCGGCGGTGGCACGCCACGGCGCGTGGCCTCGCGTCCGAAGGCGGCGATGGCATAGGGATGGGCGAGGAAAAACGCCGGCTTCTTCCAAACGAGCTTGATGAGTTCGTCCAGGTCGTCCGGCGTCGGGGTGCCCTTGCGGGTCTTGATGGTCT from Luteolibacter yonseiensis includes these protein-coding regions:
- the epsC gene encoding serine O-acetyltransferase EpsC → MEQAPPGMSNHPSLPPATEIPVSQHDEIVRKLLASYQNFGGLNHSESLNLPSKHAVGEICESLLQLLFPGFHDNDVIREGSIADLTSKRLAELVVRLEDQIRKSVRIGDPQRPTGRTKPIIQKFCKALHIVREVLRTDIEAAYKNDPSARSHEEIILSYPFIEAISIQRLAHRLYRAGAPMIPRMMTEWAHSRTGIDIHPGASIGAHFFIDHGTGVVIGETCNIGNHCKIYHGVTLGARSFIKDDAGSVIKGLKRHPNLGDNVTIYPNSTILGGETIIGSNSTIGANVFLMHSIPPDSLVIYEEKNLSIRSKIHREHADLSWSI
- a CDS encoding rhodanese-like domain-containing protein, with translation MKSITPKELSQLLATRPDLPLIDVRTAVEYDATHVKEAVNVPLDELSPKALVAGGKVPENQPVYILCRSGQRATKAADQFAREGFGNAVVVEGGTLAWIAAGLPVENGQGSVISLERQVRIGAGSLVLSGVLLGYFIHPGFYGIPALVGSGLIFAGITDWCGMGLLLAKAPWNKRRPA
- a CDS encoding HAD family hydrolase — its product is MIDLDIPGFGAFTIKYLVVDYNGTLALDGNLLPGVREVLGMLAPSLEIHVVTADTFGLAAQHLSDLPVTLTILPPSQQAEAKLDYLKGLGAESAIAIGNGRNDRKMLEAAAVGIFTLQKEGGSLRALSRADVVTTNILDALELLRYPKRLIATLRS
- a CDS encoding cysteine desulfurase, which codes for MSENRLHPGLLEADPGTGDPFGNDLISRLANEIFASSNRVPSVPDAPVTPPATVAGVPAHVPSSPSGPTTGSREIDLSGGFPSSHSPDAPPPVHPTVVAAEPDRDVPGGSTPQGGHVPGSKDSHEFGEPYSYSKNFNNPASSRSAAGSHFELPGFELLESGSQFYFLEGIGSSGVPKDVAYPSTALEAPLAGFDVEGVRRDFPALHQRVNGHPLIWLDNAATTHKPQSVLDATSSYYGRDNSNIHRAAHTLAGRSTELFESGREKVRQFLGAGDAKEIVFVRGTTEAINLVAQSYGKQNIGEGDEIILSVLEHHANIVPWQLLAAQTGAKIRVIPANDRGELLLEEVPGLFNARTKIVSITQVSNALGTINPVEEIIAIAHSHGVPVLVDGAQSTPHIPINVQAMDADFFVFSGHKVFGPTGIGALYGKSHLLEAMPPWQGGGHMIRDVTFEKTVYNNAPEKFEAGTPDIAGVVGLGAAIDYLFSVGIPALAAYEHSLLEYATAALASVPGLRPIGTAHHKASVLGFVIPGIENALIAKHLDQQGIAVRAGHHCAMPALRHFGVETTVRPSLAFYNTFAEVDALVHGLHQIVKR
- a CDS encoding family 2A encapsulin nanocompartment shell protein, whose translation is MSHSNHYPSGLSLSAETARNLANATVTPPQWDDITPRWLHILLPWVDVDGGVYRVNRVKRKESGVAIELLTVDDGEPKLPTTFVDYENDPHEYHLSSIQTVLNTHTRVTDLYSNAVDQLREQVRLTVEAVKEREESELLNHPEFGLVNVVAESQTIKTRKGTPTPDDLDELIKLVWKKPAFFLAHPYAIAAFGREATRRGVPPPTVTLFGSPFITWRGIPLIPSNKLAIDENGKTSILLLRVGEKQRGIVGLQKAGVTGEIEPGLSVRYMGTNEHSIASHLVTRYFSVAKLGDDAIARLDDVSINNYHEYV